The Toxotes jaculatrix isolate fToxJac2 chromosome 17, fToxJac2.pri, whole genome shotgun sequence genomic interval TTTTAGACTCAGCGCACTTTGCGTTTTAAGAATCTGATCGATAAAGCAACgtggaaaaaaagcaagagGGGCTGTAAGTTATCCCGAGTAATAAGAGCGGTGTGGAAAAATCAGACTGCATTCTGTGGGGCTCTACAGGCAAACAATGCACCTTTTAATGCTTCACTGACTCGCTCTGCTTGTGGAAATTTGGGCTCAAGAATGATTTTTTTAGGCGCTTTCCACATCTAAATTACACCAAAGTGTTTAAATCAACCAAAAGGCCCCTCGTGGTTTATATGTTCAGTCACGCTCATGCCTTATAAAATGCGATATATCTTGTAAATATCTGTGTAATCCTATTTTAACAAGTGCTCAACCATTAACAGGTTATTCGTCTTTATTACGCAGCAGCGCAATTAATTTCTAATGCATCCAAACTTTTTATTGACGATTGTCTGGCCTCTGCTTGTGATAAATGTCCCTGAGAACTTTACAACATAACATTTTGACAGTGTTTCTCCCGTTTCTTGCCGCAGTGCACGGTCTATCCGCCAGCTCTCAGGACTCGGCCAAGTCCCCGGAGCCGTCCGCGGACGACGAATCGCCGGACAACGACAAGGAAACTTCCAGCAGCGGCGGCAGTGACTCCGGCAAGAAGCGGAAAAGGAGGGTGTTGTTTTCCAAGGCGCAGACCTACGAGCTGGAGCGCCGCTTCAGGCAACAGAGGTACCTGTCCGCCCCGGAGAGGGAGCACCTGGCCAGCCTGATCCGCCTCACCCCGACCCAGGTGAAGATCTGGTTCCAGAACCACCGGTATAAGATGAAGAGAGCCCGGGCCGAGAAAGGTATGGAAGTGACCCATCTCCCTTCTCCCAGGCGGGTGGCCGTGCCCGTCTTAGTCAGGGATGGAAAGCCTTGTCACACTCTTAAAGCTCAGGACTTGGCGGCCACTTTTCAGGCCGGGATCCCCTTCTCGGCTTACAGTGCCCAGTCACTCCAACACATGCAGTATAACGCGCAGTACAGCGCCGCGGCCACGCCACAGTTCCCCACAGCACATCATTTGGTGCAAACGCAACAGTGGACTTGGTGAGAGAAATTATAGAGACTTGGCTTGGAGGCACGATAGGGAGTTTCAccacaaagcaaagaaaaaaaaaacaaacacaaaaaacaaaagacttttcatttttgcagcTTGACTCATATATATACTACCATTTTTATTCGGGGCTCATGTGTGCGCCGTGTTTACATGTTTTCGTTAAGAGAACTGGGTCCAAACCTCTCCCTTATAGATTTTATTAAGAATGTCAATGCTCTtcttgtgaatttttttttgtaaagtatGTTGTGTGTTGGTTGTAGagatgttttcctctctcttttttttccttttgtcctttcGTGTTATTATCAGCACGTACGAACCACTTTATAATTATAGaaattttaatttcttgcttCTTTTATGGAccgaaaaaaaaatatttatggcCATGAATAAACACTGGCAACTTTTCAgctattttccttttgtttttatttcctgtaaaTATTTTGTGGCAAATGTTTGCAAGCTAGAAAACCTTCGGGAGCGTTAAGATGAAGCTCAGCCTGGGCTATATACatttccaaatttaaaaaaaaaaaaaaaaaaaaaaacatagggAGTGATTTTTGGCTAAACATTATGACTGCCGTGTCAGATCACATTATGTAAATAACAGTGTAGCCTCGCGGTGATGGCGAAATATTCTCAAATTTTTTAATAaggatttttaaataaaatgctgtgttTCTGAAAGAGAGTTTGGTTTATATATACGTGTCCTATTCGATTTGATCATCTTTGAAAAGACATCGCGAAACATCAGAATGAAAGGCGAGCAGCCGAAACGCTATAGGATGGAGCTTGGCTATGGGAATAAATCTCCAGCGCacttcagtcttttctttttaggCAAATTTAATCCGGGGAATATTTTTCTCTCAATCCGAACACCTCACTAATAAAGAGCCTAAAGTCACTTGTGAAATGGGACTAAAATCCACTCACTTAATATAAGAGGGCTTCTCCACATAAGAAGCTTTTGAGTCAAAAGCTCTCCTTTTTGTCAGCATCCCCTACCACTCCCGGCCTTGGGTGCAAAGTGGAagattgtgtgtgcgtgtgcgtgtgtgtgtgtgggtgtgtgggtgagtgttgGGGGGGGAGAGAAATCGTTTAATGcaataaatgttttgttatcTCGTTCAGCGCTAAACTGCAAATAGAAGCAGGAATAATCAATGACTCACCATCCTTCTTTGTTTAACCACGGCCAAGCGTCAACTAAAATGCGCACTGCTCACAGGGGCTTTAACCGcctaataaagttttttttttttttttcatatgatcACATAACGTGTTAGCAGCGATGTGCCCTATTAAAATATCCTTTGCCCTATTAGACGCCCTGCTCTTTAAGGTGGAACCAAAACAAGCACAAATGGCTCCCCAGTGATCCGCAGAGCGCACTGCGGATTATCAGACCCCAGTCAATATCTTGGGTAAATATGATAACCTAGTAGAAAAATCTATGCATTTTGTTTGTCCCAGGACCAAAAATCTCACAACAGATGTTAGAGCCGCCCCTATCATCACTGAACAAACAGCTAAATTGGGCAGATTTGCTAATTATTTACAGAATTGAGCCTCAAGGGGCTACTGCTTTTGTGGGCGACACAGACTCAATTTGTCCCCGACAGAAAGGTTTTATGTTTCACCACTGGTTGAGCTTGTAGGTCAAACAAATCAGCTACTTGCTCATAGctttcgtttttctttttgttgtcgttgctttattttgtttatttgtagaGGGGGGAGGAAACGAGAAATAAGTGGCGTTGCTCGTGTCGCGAGCCACCATTATTATTATGGGAAAGTGATGTGTGGAGAAATATGTCATGATCCGCGGTGCACGAAATTATAAAGTGAGCTGATAAATGGCAGTGATAAAGGGCTGGCTGGCTGTGATTGGATTCTCAGTGAACTCTGTGGCTGATTTGTTCCCAATCAATCTTAAACTGAACGAATCTTAGGACAATGATCAATTTTGATAAATCATaagtaaaatgagaaaaaaaaaatgtagacttttgtGTGGCCTGGACATTTGCCCTCAGATTTTTGCCTCCCTGATGGGACAGTTTTGTGACTCTATCATTGCATAATATAGTACACGACCCAAGAACGGAGACAAAAGCCCAggcctgttttcttctttcttttctttttttttctcttttttgcagGATGTTAGAGGCGTGCATGTTAACGAGCAGCAGGAGTGAGGATGCAGACAGtgtagatagagagagagactgacagagttTCTTGGTGCTGTTCAGAGTCAGGGAGATGTATCCTTGGGCTTTTTGTCCTGCCTGTCACTTGGTGCCATTGTGATCTTTGCTGCACACGTTGTATCCCATATGGGCAGCTGGGCTCGGACAAGGAGAAAAGGATCTCTCACAAACCCCAATTTGTATCAAGCTTTCAAATAAAGCATTGTTGTCTCTAAAAGAAAAACGAATTAAAAATTCGTGCTATATCTattctggttttaaaaaaaaaaaagaagaagaagccccATTCACAGATAACAGGGAGTCCTTCTTCCTTGATAGAGCAATGCCAACAACAGCCCTCtcatttctcctctccctctatcCCACCATTCTCCAAAGTGAAAGGCTGATTATTGTCTGTCCCCCCAAAAAAGTGGCTCGTCACAGCgcaaaaactatttttaattCCAGACAGTGTTCTTCCTTGTTTGCTTTGAGTCCCGCTGGAATGCGtgggcccttttttttttcctaaaacagACACATGGAAAAATATTTGACACGATTCGCCTCCATGAAGAGTCCGTTTTAAGAACTTCCATGTCAGGTGTAAAAATCGCACTACTACTATCACTACTAtcactgctactactactactacacacACTGCTCCAACTTAAAAAATGGATTTCACAAACACTTCTCTAGATTTTACGCCAACATGGCGCTGGAAGTTAAGGCGCTTTTCATGCTGGTAGCAATTGCAGAAATATGCAAAATAGTACCACTGATTAATCTAAGAGGTAAATGTCGGAGCTGCTGTTTGcattctaatttattttttttttactgagaaTCCAGTGATCTGGAAGAGATGTTGTAGGATGCAAATGGCAGGTGTTTAGTGGATTAAGGCGCCAAGATGTGCTGCAGTTGGAAAGACTGGGAATTATCGCATGAGCATGGCTTGTatttgtgcattaaaaaaagaaaagaaaaataaataaataaaacaaatacatctgGATCTAAAGCATCCTGAGCCTGTCCACCTGCAGATTTATTGCCAATTTAAACACACGTATTTGTGCATCAGTCTTGCTTTATTGTGTTCGcccagcaaagcaaaaaaaaaaaaattgggccgtgcgtgtgtgtgtgtgcgaaagCCTTTATGGTAAACTTTTACCGCTAACAGCATTCGCTTTGCAACCCTGTATCGTCATTAACGTACCAGAAAATTACACCACCTCTCAACCAGCTCAGCAACAGGGTCAGATTTATCGGAAATTGCTTTTGGCTGCTTGAAGGGATAAAGCAGTGCGACATTAAAACAAGCATCTTCGCGTGCAGCATAGTTCAACCTGCGTGGATAACAATATTATATACCTTGGAATACAATACTTGAGGAAATATGCACTTGGGACACCGTGGATCTTCGTCATCCTGCCCATTTGAACCTCGACATGAATCATTTTTCTATCGTGCACATCGGCAAATAAACGAGGATTTCAAAGCTATAATAGGCGGTGCGTTTCATTTAAAGGAAGCTATCTGGGTTTTATTGCCTTAAAGGAGATCCAGATTAGATTCGCCACAGTGCCGAAAttaaagagagggagagaaggagagagatggaaggggagggagagagcagagcGGAGGCCGTCGTTGCGCGGAGCtgccacaagatggcagcagaggTCTTCAGTTGGCGTCACGCAGCGTTTACCTGCAAATGTCTCAACAGCCCAACTTCATCTAATTCTTCCACCACAAATTACTGCGACTGCATCAACCTCCGCCTGCTGAAATTAACGCgttgttgttggtgtttttttttcattttctctctttaatgAACAGACATCCCAGCAAACTTGACAGTCTTTTTAAGTGCATGATTGCGGTGTATGACATTGTTATGGATCTTGAGAGCATAATCATATCGCTCTTGAAAACAAACTAGACTCGACGTAAACAAGTCCACAGCCAATTAGCAGTGTTTCCATTTCAAagttaaaagagagagagagagagagagagagagagagagagagagagagagagagagagagagagagactgggtaATTCCACGGTGTGGCGCAATAGGATAGGGGGATAAATATGGTGCAGATTAATTCACTTCAGTGAAGGTGAACAATAGAGCTGAAGTGAGGTTTTCCGAGGAAAGTCTTAACTCAGTCAGTGTCCTTCACAACAAAGAAGACTGCGAGTTAAATGTCCTCAGGAATATGAAAAACTGCATCCGTGTTATTGATGTTTCCACACTGAAACTGATCAAAGAAAgctgtttcttaaaaaaaaaaaaaaaaaaaaaaaaaagacaacaagcaTCCACTTGGAGTCTGTGTCCTGATggctttctttaaaaaaaaagaaacaacttgAAAGTAACAATCGTACTGGGCACGTAGAATCTTCCTACATGTATTATTTAATTGTCCATCTCGTCCTGTAGTTATATGTATAACTTACTTTCCAGGCTGTAAAGTGCCTGAGCACCATCATCTCCTCGTGCAGTGAGGAAGTATGCAAAGCACTGCAAAATGGGTCAaatgacgtcaaaaaaaaaaaaaaaaaaaaaggctaccATCTTTATGCACCTGCTCCGTGCAGCATCAGTGAGCTTGCACCTGTAGGGGGCCTCATTGGGTTAGACAGATGCACTGGcagagggggtggtggtggagggatgCTGAACATGATGGAAGAggggtgaggagagaggagaagaagtgtTAATCTGCAAGAGTTCTGGCCACATTAATAATAAGGCtggtgtggggaaaaaaatacagagaaagaacaaacagcTGGCAACAAAGCTGACATATGACTGTGGACATAGCAGCAAAATTATATCCACATAATATGGTTTTAAATTAGGTGTTCACTTTTTTGAGAATATACAAAGATGGACATGGAAAAGtatcatttctctctctttctaattGCTGGTGAGatcagcaatgtgtgtgtgtgtgtatatatatatatgtgtgtgtgtgtgtgtgtgtgtgtgtgtgagcgaatCCACACAGCAAATCCACACGTTTACTCAGTGGCACAGAGCGTCTGCAGAGAATCGTTCAGATCAACCTCGAGTCTGCACGAGAAGAACCTGGTGAGCTGAGAGCTGACTAACAAACACACCACTGTCTGTGGGTTAAACACGGAAGaaacagcagagctgcagcctggAGACACTTTTCTGTGGAAGCTGaagtaaaaagaacaaaaaacaaaacaaaacaaagatccCTGCAGCACCGTTGAGCATCTCCAAAATTCTGCCATGTTGTCTTCATCCATAACATGAATTAAAAATGGGATTCTTTTTGTTCACCTTTCCTTTAAACTGTACCCAATTCAAAAGTAATGAAGACTCATTTGTGATGGGGTCAATACAGAAAATCTAGGTATGAAATGTCAGGTCTATTTAATTCATGAGGAATGAGGaaataaattcattaaaaaaaaaaaaacatttccctaTATTTTACAAATGCATTCACAATTTGAAGATGGCCCATTTCATATGTTTAATTTATGGAATAATTGCTCTCTAATAAACCCCTCTATCTGTTCAAAATTATTGTCCTTGTCTGTCCGGATCCCATATAAAAATTTCTTGCAGTTCATTTGGCAGTTTAGTTTGAACTGAGTTGATTGGGAAAATACGCTGGTGAATAAGACGACAAATTTTAGTGTGTGAAACTGAAAGGAGGAAGAATTTTCTTAGCAGTCTGTTAAAACTATGACCATAAAACTGTTGTGGCATGCATTATTACATACCTCATAGGTCACATCTGTATGACATGTATCATTTAGAATCACCTTTCCATAAATCCAGCAAATAAACATCCTGAAAATatggtttgatttgttttactgtttgctCTCAGGCTTCTCTCTCAGAGCTGCAGGACTCTTGCCTTTAGCTCCTTTTCCTTATCGGCTGTGTACAATGTTGTTCTTTCACTTGCTTGAAAACATGGCTGAGAGGAAACGTAGAACCCATCCACTTAAGTGTCCTTATCTCCCTgtaaggtcttttttttttttacaaacttcATTTGTTGGGAGTGTTGGTAGTTGTCAGgtatttttatgacttttttttttccatatcaGTCTGAATCTGAGGGAAGCTGAGGTAGTAGCACTCtgttaacaaaaaataaaatatccatTGTGACACTCTTCTGAATTCTTATATGCCAAAAATTATATTCAACAAAGTAAGTGAACTAGACCTTATAAGTGCTTCGCACTGAAATAAATGGATGTGTATTCCATTCTCGCTTCCTCTGACAAGACAAAACATGCAGCAGTGTTTTGCTGTGGGAGACGCTGATAGTGCAGTTCTTAAAATTGTGGCTGTAGTAGTCCCGAGTTTGAAGCACTGCAGCAGACCAGCAGCCAGCTCGGAGTCGTCTTTGTGGAAAAAGGAAGTGAGCGTCAAGGTTCTTGACTTTGCTAAATGTTGAGATTAGGAAAACAGCAGAGTTTGCTGAGACACACTGATGTGGTAGACagctcagagagagggagggtttttttctttgcctcagGTATTTTACACCATCTGTCAAACACTCCAAGATTCagtgtaaaaatgtatgtatcATCTGTATGATTAATCCAATAAAGgactacaacaaaaaaaaatcatactgaCTTTTTCTACACAGTTACATACACAGTTTCATAACTGTGAGCCAAACATATAATATTTTTTCAGAACACATCATTAACTTATATTCTAAGCGGTGGTTGAACCATCTATTTTTCTGAGAGTCAGGGACAAAGGAATGCGACAGtcagtgccaaaaaaaaaaaaaaaaaaaaaagatggtgttATGAATCAAATGTGTCTCAAATAACGCTGTTTAATTCAGCTTCCTCCTTCTCTGACTGGTGTATGAGTTCTGTACAATACAGCAACAAGGATATATGTAACCATTCATCCATCACTCCTGAGACTGGTTTAATATGCCGGCAGGGTGGAGAGGGGCACATAATTGTATGCCATGACCTGGGAGTTCAACTGAGGTTCTCAAATCTCTCTTTtatatttagaaaatgtatCCACGCTGCGTTATTCTCATAAAGTTTCATTGCTGCCATATAGCACAATGCTGCCTAACAATCAAAACAGCTTGGCTGTGCCAAGTGATTCTCGGGCTTTCATATCAATGTAAATGTCAAAGCGATGTTTAAACTCTCCTGAAAGAAGCTTTAAATGTGGCAAAAGTAGGAGATTGGTTTCGTTTTAAGAGGAAGTGTCTCCAGTGTCCTTGGATTTCTCACGCACTCAGCCAAACCAAAGACAGAGTTTCACACTTTTCCACTGTGCATCCAAATCAGAATTGTTATAGATAACTGAGGTGTTCTGGTCACTGTTTGTGATGAGCTAAACAATGATGGACAACAGTAACAAAATGCTTAGTGCCTGCTGCCTATGAGACATATTAATTTAGCTGCTTTTGTACGACAGTTTTAGACTTAATTTAGAGTTGAtacagaaacatgttttcatcctGATCAGTTTTTGAATCCGAGAAATCGTCATTTCATGTTAACATAATTCATGTCATGTCTGATTCCCCTTTGTATTATTTAGTGAATTTGtgctgctcaaaaaaaaaagacacaaatacatgtatttAAAGTGATAATATACAGTAGATAATGTGGTTCATTTAAATTGATGGACTtgtgaacattttctgtttcttgcaGGTAGATTTAAACCTGCAGTGCATGATATTTAATATTCAGAACCAACTTAGCCTTTGTCTCTTACATCTGTGAGTTCTTctattaaagaaaagaaaagttgtgCTTCTGTGTTATGATATGCAAATTGCCATATGGTCTTAATTTCcctttgtcttctctttctcaATGTTCCACCTTAGGACTTGAATTGTCTTGTATAAAACCCACAGTCCGCTGCAGTCAGGTGGGCTGGATGGGGGACAGCGCCAACAATCAGGTTCCCAGAGTTGAGTGTTTATGCCTTTCACTTAATGGATTGTCTCACCTTCTTCAGAGGATGAACATGAGGTGCTTGAGATGCCAGCACTGCAAATGGATCCTGGGGCTTTGAGGCTGATAACAACCAGCCGTCATCTGTTTCAGACATGCTTCAATCAGCACGCGTGATGATCAAAGAGCAACAGTATGGCAGCAATGTGTTTTATCAATTCAAGCCGCCTAATTAACTTCCTGTTAAAAGAGGATGTAAAATATGTGTAGCAAGTTGTGCCTGTCACGTGTCCGTGCACTTGTAGCCTGTGGTGAATTTGTAATGTGTTTCAGAGCCGTACtggatgtaaaataaataaaaaagcctATGATATTTCTTTCTTGTGGACTTGCTTTGCTAAACAGATACATGAATAGATACAGTTTCTCAATACCTCCGATCAATGCAGTGTCTGACTTTATTGTGCCATCTATTCCATTCAGTCTTTGTGGTTCTAACCTTCAACTTGTTTACCTTCTTTAGCCGCAGATGCCATCTGCAGAccatgttttcatgcacacaaaaacaactcgACAGCACAGACAACCTCCCATCAGGCCACTGCCCTTTGTGATAGCTTAGCCATCTATCCTAAGGGATGAAATCAACTTATAGCAAGCTAAATGAAACAACAGCTAATgctttaataataatttatttcgCTGTCTGATCAGCTCACCAAACCAGAGGGGTATCAGAGCTAAGGTGATTAGAACATGGAGGTTAACATTCATGCCTGCTGTTGCCAAAATACACCTGAGCAAGGACAAAAACCCTGCAGTCCAACAAACTACTGTTTTTGGTCATGCTAATAACATGCATAACATGCATTTATGTCTGGGAAGGTTCTGCAGTGACCATTAACctgcttttatttcttcatgactTGACTATTAGAACTCAGTTTATGTGGAAGTCACTTCGTCATCATTGTTTTACCCACAGTTAGTTCACAATGTAGAAGCAAGACTCCTCCTGAGCCCCAAGCAGAGAGGCTGTGTCTCTAATTCATAACCTCTTTTCACTGGCTACAaatcaaatacaaaacatattctcttaagttattttttaaaatatggatGGTTTGACACAAGTTTATGTTCATGATGTCCTGGAGGGTTGTGAGCGGGGGCCGCGGCCCCTCAGATCCTCTGTGCAGTCACTCCTCTCTGTGGCCCCCAGTTAAAATCCAAAGGGATTGGCAGAGCATTGTGGAGCAGTTTAGTCTTAACCCCCAGGTGTTCTCCTGCTACTGGTATTTTTATATTCATTCTCATGCCCAACATTTCTACTTTAGTTTAATGTTTACATTCACAAAAGTAAACCTGAATACATGAATATATTCTGTcatatttcatgtgtttctATGTACCACACTTTTTGTGTTGTATGTATTCGTAACTTATCTGTACAGTACTTTCAAAGtttgttaatttaaaatgtaagctataaataaaattgacgaGACTTGTTCAATAAAGCAACTGTCTTTTTTGGGTGGAAGGGGGGGGTTTACAAAAGAAGCCACTATCTCACAAGTTGTACCTCATGACACATTCAtcatgaaaaatgacttt includes:
- the nkx2.2a gene encoding homeobox protein Nkx-2.2a, translated to MSLTNTKTGFSVKDILDLPDTNDEEGSITGAEEDTEGSETTSTTKNTGVLVQSPLENVQNLPLKNPFYDSSDNPYTRWLATTDSIQYSLHGLSASSQDSAKSPEPSADDESPDNDKETSSSGGSDSGKKRKRRVLFSKAQTYELERRFRQQRYLSAPEREHLASLIRLTPTQVKIWFQNHRYKMKRARAEKGMEVTHLPSPRRVAVPVLVRDGKPCHTLKAQDLAATFQAGIPFSAYSAQSLQHMQYNAQYSAAATPQFPTAHHLVQTQQWTW